The Coffea arabica cultivar ET-39 chromosome 2c, Coffea Arabica ET-39 HiFi, whole genome shotgun sequence genome includes the window AATTAAGAGGCATAAAATTCTTGAGTAATCTACTTCCCTTTTTGAATGCTGGATACCATAATTCTTAATAATTAAGGAAGTATCTTGTAATTCGTAAGAGATTGATTTTGTCTATGTACTATTCCATTTAATCTTGTAGACCCCAACTTCACCTTGACGGCTATGCCGTGATGCCCCTAAAGTCTATACGCAATGAATAGATTCGTGTAATCATGACATAGTTGCTCCCTTGAAGTTCCAACGCGTAAATAGATGGGAGTTCACATTTTTCATTGTCGTTGGTAAAATCAAGTCCCCCGCgtttgaatattttatttcctaTTAAAATAAGCATATAAATCCAATCACTAGAAATGAActgagaagaagaagagaaatttGAACGTAAAATCTTTATATTTTGACACCGTACCTTAGCCACTATCATCCCCTTTACTTACAGCCATGTTGATATTCTTTTTcaataaaagaaaagagttaTTTATGGTTGATGCTTTTGCAAAAAGTCTCAAGATTATCCAAACCTCAAAGGGATACAATTTTCTCGAAGGCTATGACTCATGAATTTAAGGGCCTAGTCCAGGTGGTCAAGATCATGTAATCATCTTCCTAGGCAAAGAGGGTAGTCAAATTAATTGTCCATCAACGTTTTGTTTCTTCTATCGTCTTACTCCATTATATACAGACTCTTGTCAGGTACATGtgaataatttttcaaaccatctTTTTCTCACACCAGACGTGACAGTAAGAAGATTGCTACCGTGGCAGATGATGACACAGTAGATTGCAAGATTTATGAGGCTGAAAAATACCAATACAGTACAGCTTGAGGATAAATTTCATTGTCACCTTTAAATTTGCTTGGCCTTTTCCTTTCCTCAGGGACCATTTTTGCAGATTATTGTGGTTGTGAAGGAGACATTCCCAAGCAGCtacgattgagctgaaaatcaATAGCATTTCCTATTTGAAGTGTTGTAAGCATCTACATCAACTTTTTAGTTGGAGTTTGCAAGCGAACATCTTTCACACCAACAAAATAAATGGACCACCAAGCAAAAACTACCACATCTTGAGCTCATGTACCAAAAGATAAATTGatcaattaaaaaagaaaaataatagaaaattgTTTTGATGGAAAGAATAATGAGAATGAATTACTCTATGATGTGGTTGGTACTTccattttgaaaaaacaaaaaaaaaaaactcaagtcCAAGTGGTGTCAGAGAAGTAAATATATAAATTGTGGTCGGCGTAGAATTTTACgattttaatatttttctttGATGTTTTATAATGTTCAAGACAAAGAATTTCACGAATTAAGTTTGGTGTTAACTAACCTAATGCTTTCATGAAAGTTGAGCAAGGCCTGCTGAAATTTGTTACAGACAGTTTTCTTGGTAATTTTCAAGTCTTACAGCCACTTGGCAGAAATTCTTAATTTTATAGCCAAAATGGAGAAAACAATGCTGAAGAAagcacttaaaaaaaaaaaaaggaatccaATTCTAATGGCAAGGCTATTGTGAGACTTCAAAATTCAGCAGAAATATTAGTGAGAAGGAAATTtctgaagagaaaaaaaaagggcattTTATAGCTTTTTCTTTTATCACTATATtcagcaaaagcaagaaaaatcaaaatcaagtaagAAATTTCATGTTATGGCAACATGAAAATGACGAATACCAAACGTACGAGCAATGCGAATAATTGAGCCACAAGACAGCAAATGATATTAATTGTCTTTGTCAGCTCCTTGAATCTCTCCAAGAGCATTACATTGATATTTCTTAGTTTATCTtcttgccatttttttttttttaacttcttcTTGAGGCTTgaaatgctttttttttattttttattttgcaatGTTTCCTCTAATGTCATTAACCTTTAATCAAGAATAATAACTACTGAAGCAACAACTGATTCTTGAGAACAGATTTCTAATTTACATTTGTTATACTGATCAATAAGTAGAGCAGAATAGCTCAATTTCATGGTTGATAGATATCATCCATAAATAATTAATGGAAAATGTTTAGTTTTAACCAGAAGAGAGAGAAGGGGgagaggagggggggggggaagcAAAACCAGCTATCATATTTCGAGTATTATAGAAATTTATACTGCTTCATCTTAGTGTACAAAATGAATTTGTAGCGACATCCCCCAGCTCCCAGAGTGCTGAAATACCCTATCTTAGAAGGATTACAGGCACCTAACCGCTGCAGACCAAAATTTCCTACCTAAACAAATCCTGGGGGCAATGAAAATGCCATCAGAGTGGAAAGCCTTTTACATGTACAATTTATGTGCATGATTAAGATTCCAGAGCAGCTAATCACATTTTGGCATGATAACATACAATGGAGCTTTGTGGCATAAAGACATTTCCACCTCAGGTTTTATGAGTTGGTCGGGTTTTGATCGGTTTAAGCTTAACACCTAGACTCTCGGAAGAGAGGAGCTCCGGGGCGATGCACCAATGTCTTGAAGGGTTTTTGCTGAGTTCTTGGCTACTTCCTGTGGAGGTAAATGGAGTTTCATTGTAGAAACCAAATCCCATCAAAAAGAACTCCATGGGAACCACCATTGCATAAGGAAGTTCCTCGGTCACGAGTGATCCACATGATTCAACCTGCTATGGATGAAGATCATCAGTTACGGGTCCAAATTGATATGCTAAATAATGCATAACAAAGTATTAGAACGTCATGAGAAAGAAACAGGAGAGATAAGTTAGAACAAGAAAACCAAATAGGAAGGAAGGAGGAGTACAAGTTAATCTTCCTCGTCTGCATTGgcaagctgaaaattttccaattccaagaCCAACTACGGCCATGAGAGCTTGCGTGCAGATTGATGTTTTTAATGTGCATGCATTTTTTGTTAACTTAATTGCTCTAAGTGAGACTTCAGCTTTATAGTGACAAAAGGAATAGTACTACTAGATAGTTAGCAATCATAACAAATACATAGAGAATAAAGACAACTTCTTAATGCAGAACCAAGTAGTTGATGTGAAATTGAACTACCACTGAATAGGGGAATTAAAGTAGAAATTTTGTGCCATGCAACACAACATAAAAAACACGTGACAGGTCTCAAAATAGCTTATGCCAATTCCTATCCTTCTTAACCCTCTACTCCATACACAGATTGATTTTGACAACTTCATTATTGGATCAGCGTTCCGTGGAAATTGGgtattcaaatttattttttcatgcAACATAAGATATTTTTTCAACATAAGCTATTTTTTCAGAATCTGCTACTCAAATGTACTGCATGGTTTTATGTGGTGCAACTCCACTGGTACCAAACATGGATATTGTTCTCAAGATTTTCATCTTTAACCTTTCAACCACGGAAAGTAATAATAAATGCACCACTAtttgtttgcttttctttctaACTTTTATCTGTTGTGAAGCCCACAAACGTCCTTGCAACCATAATGTCCAAGTAGCTGCTCTTATCCCTCCAACTACTCTTTCATGTTCCTTCTTAATTAACAATTTCAGACTTTTCGGTGGAAATACCAAATTATATAAGTTTACCATTTTTCGGGTTAAGCATCAACAGTGGCAAGTGGCGCCTTCATATCCCTAGCTTTGCTTGATGCATACCAGGGATAATTGGAAAACAGTTACAACCATTTCAAATAAGCATGGAAAGATCCATTCTGCAACATATTTTACCACAATGAAAATTCAAGGATGTGGAAATGATGTCGCGTTACCTCAACAAGGGCAGAAGTGTTCTTGTTCATCATGGTATTCATATGTATAGAATCAGCATGGAATGGGCTCCTCTCACCAACAAAAATAAGGGTCTTGCATTTCAGCTTCTGTAAGCCTTCTGTTAAGTCATGCCTCCTACCAATCCCAGCCAAAATTTGAAAGGAAATGTTAGCTTGCAGTTCAACACTCTTAACATATGCGAGTAACTTTGACATCTAATAAAACCTTCTATGGTACATGCAACATACAGTACCGAAAGTCACACTAAGTTAAAATGCACCATAGAACTTCCACACACTAAATCCATGAGCCGAATAATTTAAGAGCTTTTGTAAAATACGCTTATCATCCTCTCTAAagaacttaataaatacaggaGTTGGAAATAAGCTCCGATTTTGACTATCATAATAGAGGTCATCTCCTTTTAAGTGAAATCATCTGCTTCCATCGACACAAAATGGTGCACTTTACATCATCATACATAAACAACCATGAAACACCATGATAGTCTCATTATAGGTGATGATAAAAATAAATGTTCTCCCACAATAAACAGTCCGTATGGTAACAAAAAAGGGTGTAATAAAAGGTGAATCCTAATGACAGAGACATGAGTTAGGCCATTCTAGAAAGTTAAAAATTtcagggtttttttttctttttcaattggaTGATGCAAAGAATAGTAAAATGAGAGCTTTACTCGTTAATTGCTCGAAGAAACCGCAAGACGTTTGAACTTTGCCTTTCATCCAGTAACTGCAGATAGTAGATAAAGgagaacttttcaaatttcagaatGAAACCAGAATGAAATTCAGAAAGTAAAATAAGCTCCTTaaagaaaattaaggaaaagtGCAGAACAGCTCAGCAATAGTATGTTTGGCGATCAGTTGACTTAGATCTGGATTCTGCATGATATTTCAtgtattttctgattttctacTCCTTGATGGCAGTCAAATCTATAATATTTCCTTTTCATGGTCAATCTCATGAATTTAGTAAGGCTCGGAGATGATACGCTTCTGAATTATATGAGTATAATATTACACTGAGTACTGAGCAATATGAAAACATTTTGGAGAACAACCTGAGATTCTTCTCTGTGACTTTCCCACAAGTCCCTGTGTTTTTGTGAGAATGATTAAGATTGAAGATTTTATGTGCTAGGTTGCACACTTTGAAGATTTTATGTGCTAAGCTGCTCACCTAAATCTACTGATCAGCGGTTGACTAAAACTTGGTTGAGCATAATATACAAAATCAAAGGAATTGATAGAGTAATTACTTTTCTTTTGCATGTCTTAAGGAAGTTAATAcgaataaaatttttaataccCTTCACATGAATAGACTAAGCTTTATGACATTGGGGTTACAGTTCATCTCTGTTCAGCAGCTTAAGAGTTACATCTACTATTCTTGCCCCTTGGTATCATGTATTGGCAGAACAAGGTTAGTTGCACCTCATTTCCTGAAGCGCTCTCAGCCAATTAATCTGTTCAATCCCTGCATCAGAGAGATGTTTCATACTAGACCTTGAGAACAAGCTATAAAGAAGACACATTCTCAATCATTGCACTTCAGCATCCTACTGCACTTGGTTTTCCTATCATAACCCTTGGACACTTGACTAAACTAGACTAACATGGTCCTGTGGTTTACATCAAATATAGAGTTGCTCAAGTACCTATAACCTGATGAAATGCATACACATCCACAAAATGAATCTGTGCTGGCTCAACCTCCATATCAATGTAAAACACAGTTGCATGTAGGAAGGGTGTACTTTTCTTGCCTCAGACAACTCAACATTTCAATGAGCAAAAGGGCCATCAGATGTTCATAACTGATGGAAAAGGAATTCACACTCTTTCGAATTGTCAACATTCTACTTGAGGTTATTACCAGTCTTAAAAACTAACTTTATGCTGCAACTTATCTCCCTACCATCCTAAAGGCATATATTCTGAAGGCAGACAAAAGGACCTCCAAGAGTTTTGGAGAACAGCTCCGATGTCATAATAAGCCCTCATAAAAACTAGCTTAGGCCAATATATCCTTCCCTCACCCTTCTCCCACACAACAGACCAAATATTATCTTGAAAATGACAGATTTCCTCTCCAATGCATGTTTCCACACGCTTCACTATCCCAACTGCAAAATCATAGCTCTTCCATGATAAATACAATGGGTATATAAAACAGCTGCACATTACAATCTGGTAACGTACTTTCTGATTTTTAAAGACCTAGAGATTATGTTATTCATCATCTAGAAAAGAAATCATTAAAACTCTAGGTCAGAGTTGAGATTTCCTTACCCTTCGGCAATAATATATTGTATCTGACTCTGCTCCATGCATGCCACGTCTTAGTTCCTGGAGAACATGTACAGGTATTCTGGTGACTGAGATCAATGCATGTGACTTAATAAACTATGGTGACAAGGATACCTTACTGAAGTAGCGCAGCAGAAGACACTCCTTTAGTAGACCACACATTCCATAGAAATATAACAAGTTCAACAAAATCTGCATGAGTAGGTTTATCACTGCATCATTTATTAAGCAGCAAGTGATCCAAAGATAAATGCTCCTCAGTCTAGTTCTAGGGATGAAAATCCGGTGACAGATCAGGTTGCTACTTTCAAATCGGAATACTGGTGATCTGCTAATTAGTTGCAGTTAGAACTGCCAAAGTGAACGATCTATAAAGGTGATAACTGAAATTTTACATAGAGTATGATATatgaagagaagaaaatgaattCCTTCACACAATGCACTTAGTGCTGATTATGAAGTCATGTTAGTGTCATTTTGCTGTTCCTTCAATACTTTTCTTCTTATCTTCAATGTGTTGTTAGATCTCAAGATGCATAATTGATTGAATACCCGTGCAAAAGGTTTTGACTTATTCTGGTGCCTACAAAAAAGAATGTttacatttttccttttttgttcaattttttaatCAGCTATAAAGTGCTGCTACCACATAGAACTCTCTTGTCTCATTACTATCATATTCTTGATGGTAAAATTTTAAGTACCTTATTATATATCCACTCAGTCCATGACGGTTCTCTGCATAATGGGGAGACAAGAATCAAAGCAGCTACCCGTTCTTCATATTTCATCTGTCAGTTATAATGCTTCAGCATCAAGAGTAAGCTGTACTGCACAAAAGAGAGAAGCTAGCATGCAAACTTACAGCAAAGAGTGTCAAAATGTAGGCACCAGCAGTCACTCCCATGCAGAAGACTTTCTCCAATCTGCATATTGCAGGTTTAGAATTACTTAAGATGCAACAATTGGTGTGTGGTAGCAGGTGGACAAGCAGCTCCTATTAATTTACTCTGATCCAGTAATGCAACACAAGAAATCTTTTTTCCACCATGAGCTGCCATTGAGGATAAATCTATAACATCTTAAAAGAACGGGCAATGGGTAACATACCCAAAGAAATCAACCACCTCTGCAACCTGGTCTGCAAGGTCATGTACACTAAGCAAAGGCACATTTACAGAAATAGCATCTGCTCCTAACTGCACGAGCTCTTAAAAAAATGCAAGAACGCATTAGTCACACTGAAAACCATTTTGAAGTGGGAATGAATAACTGTGGCACTAGGAACTCATATAAACGTATTCATAACAACAATTAGCA containing:
- the LOC113727463 gene encoding protein NDL2-like isoform X1; protein product: MGVSSDSVAVDIDNLAPPAGKEACVKTSKGLISVFICGDQQKPALVTYPDVALNFMSCFRGLFFCQEAASMLLHNFCIYHIDAPGHELGADAISVNVPLLSVHDLADQVAEVVDFFGLEKVFCMGVTAGAYILTLFAMKYEERVAALILVSPLCREPSWTEWIYNKILLNLLYFYGMCGLLKECLLLRYFSKELRRGMHGAESDTIYYCRRLLDERQSSNVLRFLRAINERHDLTEGLQKLKCKTLIFVGERSPFHADSIHMNTMMNKNTSALVEQVESCGSLVTEELPYAMVVPMEFFLMGFGFYNETPFTSTGSSQELSKNPSRHWCIAPELLSSESLGVKLKPIKTRPTHKT
- the LOC113727463 gene encoding protein NDL2-like isoform X2; protein product: MGVSSDSVAVDIDNLAPPAGKEACVKTSKGLISVFICGDQQKPALVTYPDVALNFMSCFRGLFFCQEAASMLLHNFCIYHIDAPGHELGADAISVNVPLLSVHDLADQVAEVVDFFGLEKVFCMGVTAGAYILTLFAMKYEERVAALILVSPLCREPSWTEWIYNKILLNLLYFYGMCGLLKECLLLRYFSKELRRGMHGAESDTIYYCRRLLDERQSSNVLRFLRAINERHDLTEGLQKLKCKTLIFVGERSPFHADSIHMNTMMNKNTSALVEVESCGSLVTEELPYAMVVPMEFFLMGFGFYNETPFTSTGSSQELSKNPSRHWCIAPELLSSESLGVKLKPIKTRPTHKT
- the LOC113727463 gene encoding protein NDL1-like isoform X3 — translated: MSCFRGLFFCQEAASMLLHNFCIYHIDAPGHELGADAISVNVPLLSVHDLADQVAEVVDFFGLEKVFCMGVTAGAYILTLFAMKYEERVAALILVSPLCREPSWTEWIYNKILLNLLYFYGMCGLLKECLLLRYFSKELRRGMHGAESDTIYYCRRLLDERQSSNVLRFLRAINERHDLTEGLQKLKCKTLIFVGERSPFHADSIHMNTMMNKNTSALVEQVESCGSLVTEELPYAMVVPMEFFLMGFGFYNETPFTSTGSSQELSKNPSRHWCIAPELLSSESLGVKLKPIKTRPTHKT